The following proteins are co-located in the Neofelis nebulosa isolate mNeoNeb1 chromosome 18, mNeoNeb1.pri, whole genome shotgun sequence genome:
- the LOC131501130 gene encoding olfactory receptor 1F1-like: protein MRGANQSSVSEFLLLGLSRQPQQQQALFALFLSMYLATVLGNLLILLAICVDPRLHIPMYFLLSHLSFVDICFSTTTVPKMLANHILGTQAISFSGCLIQMYFLFELADMDNFLLAVMAYDRFVAICHPLHYSTKMTHQLCALLVAGSWVIANLNALLHTLLMARLSFCADNAIPHFFCDVTPLLKLSCSDTHLNEVMILTEGSLIMISPFICILASYVHITCAVLRVPSTKGRWKAFSTCGSHLAVVSLFYGTIIAVYFNPLSSHSSEKDTAATVMYTVVTPMLNPFIYSLRNRDLKGALRKMVDRKTCS, encoded by the coding sequence ATGAGAGGAGCAAACCAGTCGAGTGTCTCCGAGTTCCTCCTCCTCGGGCTCTCCAGgcagccccagcagcagcaggCCCTCTTTGCGCTCTTCCTGAGCATGTACCTGGCCACGGTCCTGGGAAACCTGCTCATCCTCCTGGCCATCTGCGTGGACCCCCGCCTGCACATCCCCATGTACTTCCTCCTCAGCCACCTGTCCTTTGTGGACATCTGCTTCTCCACCACCACCGTCCCCAAGATGCTGGCCAACCACATCCTTGGGACTCAGGCCATCTCCTTCTCTGGGTGTCTCATacagatgtattttctctttgagCTTGCCGACATGGACAATTTCCTCCTGGctgtgatggcctatgaccgctttGTTGCCATATGCCACCCCTTACACTACTCGACAAAGATGACCCACCAGCTCTGTGCCCTGCTGGTTGCTGGGTCATGGGTCATTGCCAACCTGAATGCTCTACTGCATACCCTGTTGATGGCTCGACTCTCGTTCTGTGCAGACAATGCCATCCCCCACTTCTTCTGTGATGTGACTCCCCTCCTGAAACTGTCCTGCTCTGACACGCACCTCAATGAGGTGATGATTCTGACTGAGGGTTCTCTgatcatgatctctccatttatttgcatcCTGGCTTCGTATGTGCATATTACCTGCGCTGTCCTGAGAGTCCCGTCCACGAAGGGAAGATGGAAAGCCTTCTCGACCTGTGGCTCGCACCTGGCCGTGGTTTCCCTCTTCTATGGCACCATCATTGCTGTGTATTTCAACCCTTTGTCCTCACACTCTTCTGAGAAGGACACAGCAGCTACTGTGATGTATACCGTGGTGAcccccatgctgaaccccttcatctacagcctgaggaacaggGACTTGAAGGGGGCCCTACGAAAAATGGTGGACAGGAAGACCTGCTCTTAG
- the LOC131501030 gene encoding olfactory receptor 1F1-like — protein MRGANQSSVSEFLLLGLSRQPQQQQALFALFLSMYLATVLGNLLILLAICVDPRLHIPMYFLLSHLSFVDICFSTTTIPKMLANHILGTQAISFSGCLTQMYFVFMFVDMDNFLLAVMAYDRFVAICHPLHYSTKVTHQLCALLVAGSWVIANLNVLLHTLLMARLSFCADNAIPHFFCDVTPLLKLSCSDTHLNEVMILTEGSLIMISPFICILASYVHITCAVLRVPSTKGRWKAFSTCGSHLAVVSLFYGTIIAVYFNPLSSHSSEKDTAATVMYTVVTPMLNPFIYSLRNRDLKRALGKVVGRKTFSVR, from the coding sequence ATGAGAGGAGCAAACCAGTCGAGTGTCTCCGAGTTCCTCCTCCTCGGGCTCTCCAGgcagccccagcagcagcaggCCCTCTTTGCGCTCTTCCTGAGCATGTACCTGGCCACGGTCCTGGGAAACCTGCTCATCCTCCTGGCCATCTGCGTGGACCCCCGCCTGCACATCCCCATGTACTTCCTCCTCAGCCACCTGTCCTTTGTGGACATCTGCttctccaccaccaccatccccaagATGCTGGCCAACCACATCCTTGGGACTCAGGCCATCTCCTTCTCTGGGTGTCtcacacagatgtattttgtgtTCATGTTCGTGGACATGGACAATTTCCTCCTGGctgtgatggcctatgaccgctttGTTGCCATATGCCACCCCTTACACTACTCGACAAAGGTGACCCACCAGCTCTGTGCCCTGCTGGTTGCTGGGTCATGGGTCATTGCCAACCTGAATGTCCTACTGCATACCCTGCTGATGGCTCGACTCTCGTTCTGTGCAGACAATGCCATCCCCCACTTCTTCTGTGATGTGACTCCCCTCCTGAAACTGTCCTGCTCTGACACGCACCTCAATGAGGTGATGATTCTGACTGAGGGTTCTCTgatcatgatctctccatttatttgcatcCTGGCTTCGTATGTGCATATTACCTGCGCTGTCCTGAGAGTCCCGTCCACGAAGGGAAGATGGAAAGCCTTCTCGACCTGTGGCTCGCACCTGGCCGTGGTTTCCCTCTTCTATGGCACCATCATTGCTGTGTATTTCAACCCTTTGTCCTCACACTCTTCTGAGAAGGACACAGCAGCTACTGTGATGTATACCGTGGTGAcccccatgctgaaccccttcatctacagcctgaggaacagaGACTTGAAAAGGGCTCTTGGAAAAGTGGTTggaagaaagacattttctgTCCGATGA